The Primulina tabacum isolate GXHZ01 chromosome 7, ASM2559414v2, whole genome shotgun sequence genome includes a window with the following:
- the LOC142552353 gene encoding glycine dehydrogenase (decarboxylating), mitochondrial-like, whose translation MERARKLVYRAILKRLVSESKQQRGGGSTSPLSMYKSPRYVSSLSPSGIPGGSNVFKVSASNPRNLLHYTSTRSISMEVLKPSDTFPRRHNSATPEEQSIMAESVGFNSLDSLIDATVPKSIRIDKMTLPIFDKGLTEAQMLEHMKDLASKNKIFKSYIGMGYYNTYVPPVILRNIMENPGWYTQYTPYQAEIAQGRLESLLNFQTMVTDLTALPMSNASLLDEGTAAAEAMAMCNNIQKGKKKTFIIANNCHPQTIDVCKTRADGFDLKVVVSDVNKINYKSGDVCGVLVQYPGTEGEILDYGEFIKNAHANGVKVVMASDLLALTLLKPPGELGADIAVGSAQRFGVPMGYGGPHAAFLATSQEYKRMMPGRIIGVSVDSSGKPALRMAMQTREQHIRRDKATSNICTAQALLANMATMYAVYHGPEGLKTISQRVHGLAATFAAGLKKLGTVVVQSLPFFDTVKVKSADSKAIADAACKSEINLRIVDKNTITISFDETTTLEDVDKLFEAFACGKPVTFTAESLAQEVQNLIPSGLARGSPYLTHSIFNSYHTEHELLRYLHRLQSKDLSLCHSMIPLGSCTMKLNATTEMMPVTWPAFADLHPFAPIEQSKGYQEMFKNLGEMLCTITGFDSFSLQPNAGAAGEYAGLMVIRAYHMSRGDHHRNVCIIPVSAHGTNPASAAMCGMKIVAVGTDAKGNINIEELQKAADANKENLAALMVTYPSTHGVYEEGIDEICKIIHDNGGQVYMDGANMNAQVGLTSPGFIGADVCHLNLHKTFCIPHGGGGPGMGPIGVKQHLAPFLPSHPVIPTGGIPAPPQPQPLGAISAAPWGSALILPISYTYISMMGSKGLTDASKIAILNANYMAKRLEDHYPILFRGVNGTVAHEFIVDLRGFKNTAGIEPEDVAKRLIDYGFHGPTMSWPVPGTLMIEPTESESKAELDRFCDALISIREEISLIEKGKADIHNNVLKGAPHPPSLLMADTWTKPYSREYAAYPAAWLKTAKFWPTTGRVDNVYGDRNLICTLLPVSQMAEEAAAATA comes from the exons ATGGAGCGCGCTCGCAAACTGGTGTACCGGGCCATTCTCAAACGCCTGGTTTCAGAATCCAAGCAGCAACGTGGCGGCGGATCAACCAGCCCATTATCAATGTACAAATCCCCCAGGTACGTCTCCTCGTTATCTCCGAGCGGTATACCCGGTGGCAGCAATGTTTTTAAAGTTTCCGCTTCGAATCCGAGGAATTTGCTGCATTACACGAGCACCCGATCCATTTCTATGGAGGTCCTGAAACCGAGCGACACCTTTCCCCGCCGCCATAACTCGGCAACGCCGGAGGAGCAATCCATAATGGCTGAATCTGTGGGCTTCAATAGTCTTGATTCACTCATCGATGCAACTGTGCCTAAATCTATTCGTATTGATAAGATGACGTTGCCTATTTTTGACAAGGGCTTGACTGAGGCACAGATGCTTGAACATATGAAAGATTTGGCATCTAAAAACAAGATTTTTAAGTCATATATTGGAATGGGATACTATAATACTTATGTTCCTCCCGTAATCTTGAGGAATATAATGGAGAATCCAGGGTGGTATACTCAGTATACGCCTTATCAGGCTGAGATTGCACAAGGGAGGCTCGAATCCTTATTAAATTTTCAGACGATGGTGACAGATCTCACTGCTCTGCCCATGTCGAATGCTTCCTTGCTCGATGAGGGGACTGCGGCTGCTGAGGCTATGGCTATGTGTAACAATATTCAGAAGGGGAAGAAGAAAACTTTTATTATTGCTAATAATTGTCACCCGCAGACCATCGATGTGTGCAAGACTAGAGCTGATGGATTTGATCTTAAGGTGGTTGTGTCAGATGTTAACAAGATTAACTATAAGTCGGGGGACGTCTGCGGGGTGCTGGTTCAGTATCCGGGGACTGAGGGTGAGATTTTGGACTATGGGGAGTTCATTAAGAATGCTCATGCCAATGGGGTTAAGGTTGTCATGGCCTCTGATTTACTGGCTTTGACACTGTTGAAGCCACCAGGCGAGTTGGGTGCAGATATTGCGGTTGGCTCGGCTCAAAGGTTTGGTGTACCGATGGGTTATGGAGGCCCACACGCTGCTTTTTTGGCTACTTCCCAAGAGTATAAGAGGATGATGCCCGGAAGAATTATCGGTGTTAGTGTTGATTCTTCAGGAAAGCCTGCTCTTCGTATGGCTATGCAGACGAGGGAACAGCATATTCGGCGTGACAAGGCTACAAGCAACATCTGCACTGCTCAG GCGTTACTTGCAAACATGGCTACTATGTATGCTGTTTATCATGGACCAGAAGGCCTTAAAACTATATCCCAAAGGGTCCATGGACTGGCTGCAACCTTTGCTGCTGGATTGAAAAAGCTCGGGACTGTAGTAGTCCAGAGCCTTCCCTTCTTCGACACTGTGAAGGTCAAATCTGCAGACTCAAAGGCCATTGCCGATGCCGCTTGCAAGAGTGAAATAAACTTACGTATTGTGGACAAGAATACT ATCACCATTTCATTTGACGAAACAACTACCTTAGAAGACGTGGACAAGCTGTTTGAAGCGTTTGCCTGTGGGAAGCCT GTGACGTTTACTGCCGAGTCTCTCGCACAGGAGGTTCAAAATCTGATTCCTTCAGGGCTAGCCAGGGGGAGTCCATACCTGACTCACTCTATATTCAACTC GTACCACACAGAGCATGAGCTTTTAAGGTACCTTCATAGGCTTCAATCAAAGGATCTATCGTTGTGCCACAGCATGATTCCATTGGGATCCTGTACGATGAAGCTGAATGCAACGACAGAGATGATGCCAGTCACCTGGCCTGCATTTGCAGACCTTCATCCTTTTGCCCCAATCGAGCAGTCCAAGGGCTACCAA GAAATGTTCAAAAATTTAGGTGAAATGCTGTGCACAATTACTGGGTTTGATTCCTTCTCTCTACAACCCAATGCCGGTGCTGCTGGAGAGTATGCTGGACTTATGGTCATCCGGGCATATCACATG TCGAGAGGAGACCACCACCGAAATGTATGTATCATCCCAGTGTCGGCACATGGAACAAACCCTGCAAGTGCTGCCATGTGTGGTATGAAAATCGTTGCAGTTGGAACTGATGCAAAGGGAAATATTAACATTGAAGAGCTACAGAAAGCAGCAGATGCAAATAAAGAGAACTTGGCTGCTCTTATG GTTACCTATCCTTCAACCCATGGAGTTTACGAGGAAGGCATCGATGAAATATGCAAAATAATTCACGACAATGGTGGACAGGTTTACATGGATGGAGCTAACATGAACGCTCAG GTTGGTTTGACAAGCCCCGGATTTATCGGTGCCGATGTTTGCCATCTCAATCTTCATAAAACATTTTGTATTCCCCATGGTGGAGGTGGACCTGGTATGGGGCCAATTGGGGTGAAGCAGCACCTAGCACCATTTCTACCTTCACATCCTGTG ATACCCACAGGAGGTATACCAGCACCGCCTCAACCTCAGCCCCTTGGTGCTATTTCTGCCGCACCTTGGGGCTCTGCTCTCATTTTACCCATATCATACACTTATATTTCCATGATGGGATCCAAGGGGTTAACCGATGCATCTAAGATAGCTATCTTGAATGCAAACTACATGGCAAAACGGTTGGAG GATCATTACCCCATTCTTTTCCGGGGCGTCAATGGGACAGTTGCCCACGAGTTCATTGTAGATTTGAGAGGATTTAAG AATACTGCCGGAATTGAGCCTGAAGACGTTGCAAAACGTCTAATTGACTATGGATTTCATGGACCGACAATGTCATGGCCCGTTCCTGGTACACTTATGATTGAACCTACAGAAAGTGAAAGCAAG GCAGAGCTTGACAGGTTCTGTGATGCTCTTATCTCCATCAGAGAAGAAATTTCACTTATTGAGAAAGGAAAAGCTGACATCCACAACAATGTTCTCAAG GGGGCTCCTCATCCACCATCATTGCTCATGGCCGATACCTGGACTAAACCATATTCACGTGAATACGCTGCTTACCCTGCTGCATGGCTCAAAACCGCAAAGTTTTGGCCAACTACAG GACGTGTGGACAATGTATACGGTGATCGCAACCTTATCTGCACTCTCCTTCCGGTATCACAGATGGCTGAAGAAGCGGCTGCAGCCACTGCATGA